In one Prosthecochloris aestuarii DSM 271 genomic region, the following are encoded:
- a CDS encoding ROK family protein — MKRLWGIDLGGTKIEGVVLDEALRPLVRIRLATEACNGYRHVLQRIVELIDRMALQAGTSPPSTIGIGTPGSIDVRTGVIKNSNTLCLNGKPFRSDIEALLERQVLVDNDANCFALAEYRMGSGKMLSDSATVFGIILGTGVGGGIVCGGRLHHGAQGIAGEWGHNELIPGGEPCYCGRRGCVETVISGPALERYYSNLTGQEKALAAIASGDDDASRRTIARLQEYFGKALAGVINVLDPDMVIIGGGVGNIDALYSQSVRYRIASHVFNGSFDTPVVRPRLGDSAGVFGAALLTAY, encoded by the coding sequence ATGAAGCGGTTATGGGGTATCGATCTCGGGGGAACAAAGATCGAAGGCGTTGTGCTGGATGAAGCCCTTCGTCCGCTGGTCAGGATCCGTCTTGCGACAGAAGCATGCAACGGCTACCGTCATGTCCTGCAGCGTATCGTCGAGCTTATCGATCGTATGGCTCTTCAGGCGGGCACATCTCCGCCATCCACAATAGGGATCGGTACGCCGGGTTCGATCGATGTGAGAACGGGGGTGATCAAAAACTCCAACACGCTCTGCCTGAACGGCAAACCGTTTCGCTCGGATATCGAGGCTTTGCTTGAGCGGCAGGTTTTGGTTGACAATGACGCCAACTGTTTTGCGCTTGCCGAGTACCGGATGGGGTCAGGAAAGATGCTCAGCGACAGCGCAACGGTTTTCGGTATCATTCTCGGTACCGGTGTCGGGGGAGGGATTGTCTGCGGCGGAAGGCTGCATCATGGAGCGCAAGGTATTGCCGGAGAGTGGGGGCACAATGAGCTGATTCCGGGAGGAGAACCCTGCTACTGCGGCAGACGGGGCTGTGTTGAAACGGTGATTTCAGGCCCTGCTCTCGAACGCTACTACTCGAACCTCACCGGACAAGAGAAGGCTCTTGCAGCAATAGCCTCTGGCGATGACGATGCCTCGAGGCGCACCATAGCGCGTCTTCAGGAGTATTTCGGCAAGGCGCTTGCAGGTGTTATCAACGTGCTTGATCCCGATATGGTTATTATCGGCGGAGGGGTCGGTAACATCGACGCGCTCTATAGCCAAAGCGTCCGATACAGGATAGCGTCGCACGTGTTTAACGGATCATTCGATACGCCTGTCGTCCGCCCCCGGCTTGGCGACAGTGCCGGAGTTTTCGGGGCAGCATTGCTGACAGCGTACTAA
- a CDS encoding phosphatase PAP2 family protein: protein MEWLQQVDTWLFQLLNLHLVHPAADDLMVFLTKPKLSGHIFVLAALFMVVQRGKNGLVILLLTLLAVGCADWITSGVLKPLVQRTRPCFALDEYRLLIDQTRSFSFASSHASNAAAVASMIWIFFSRGALVEKVFTGVMALYCLLVAVSRVYVGVHYPSDIIAGIVIGIACSSAIYLCFAWVIKNVIQVNGMKNMT from the coding sequence ATACCTGGCTGTTTCAGCTCCTGAACCTGCATCTGGTTCATCCGGCAGCTGATGATCTCATGGTGTTTCTCACCAAACCGAAGCTGTCAGGTCATATTTTTGTCCTGGCAGCGCTGTTTATGGTGGTGCAGAGGGGTAAAAATGGTCTGGTTATTCTTCTTCTTACCTTGCTTGCCGTCGGTTGTGCGGACTGGATCACCTCGGGTGTTCTCAAGCCCCTTGTCCAGCGAACCAGGCCCTGTTTCGCCCTCGACGAGTACCGGTTGCTTATCGATCAGACACGATCATTTTCCTTCGCTTCTTCCCATGCATCCAATGCTGCAGCTGTCGCGTCCATGATCTGGATTTTTTTCAGTCGGGGAGCGCTCGTCGAGAAAGTCTTTACCGGTGTTATGGCGTTGTATTGCCTTCTGGTCGCAGTATCGCGTGTCTATGTCGGTGTGCACTATCCTTCCGATATCATTGCCGGTATCGTGATTGGCATAGCGTGTTCAAGTGCCATCTATCTCTGTTTTGCATGGGTGATCAAAAACGTCATACAGGTCAACGGGATGAAAAACATGACCTGA